In Tepidanaerobacter syntrophicus, the following are encoded in one genomic region:
- the thpR gene encoding RNA 2',3'-cyclic phosphodiesterase, with the protein MRCFISIEIESSIKKAIGDFIEENNLRKNLQQIRWVNPENLHITLAFLGEVAVERIPAVKKIVAEGTLNHHPFTIKLEGLGCFPDIRRPRVVWIGIKDEPELLSVREDINKGLDAAGIFYDKKPFLPHLTIGRVKSPIKIQPEFINKLNFTASFPVQEISLMESNLSPKGASYTVLFSSALGEIS; encoded by the coding sequence ATGCGATGTTTTATATCGATTGAAATCGAGTCTTCGATTAAAAAAGCTATAGGCGATTTTATAGAGGAAAATAACTTGAGAAAAAACTTACAGCAAATAAGATGGGTAAATCCTGAAAACTTGCACATAACCCTTGCTTTCTTAGGTGAAGTTGCAGTTGAAAGAATTCCGGCTGTGAAAAAAATAGTCGCGGAAGGCACGCTAAATCATCACCCTTTTACTATAAAGCTTGAAGGCTTAGGATGTTTTCCCGATATTAGAAGACCGAGAGTAGTTTGGATAGGGATAAAGGATGAGCCTGAACTTTTAAGCGTAAGGGAAGACATAAATAAAGGCCTTGATGCCGCCGGTATTTTCTATGACAAAAAACCATTTTTGCCACATCTTACCATCGGACGTGTAAAGTCGCCAATTAAGATTCAGCCGGAGTTTATAAATAAGCTAAATTTTACCGCTTCTTTCCCGGTTCAGGAAATATCTTTAATGGAAAGTAATTTATCGCCAAAAGGAGCATCCTACACAGTTTTATTCAGTTCTGCTCTTGGCGAGATTTCTTGA
- a CDS encoding ribonuclease J, whose product MSKNEQNNKLLIIPLGGIGEIGKNMTIIQYGKEILLIDAGLMFPEEEMLGIDIVIPDITYLLENKDYIKGILITHGHEDHIGALPYILQQLNAPLYGTKLTLGLVEGKLKETKLNKKNISMNVVKPPASINLGSFTVDFIRVNHSIPDSVAFAIHTPVGIVCHTGDFKLDQTPVDGEKADLNKFAELGTKGVLALLSDSTNAEREGYTMSEKVVGHTIDDIFRSAKGRIIIATFASNIHRIQQIFDAAYKNDKKVAVVGRSMVNAVNIALDLGYLTIPKSLMMELDEICRLPKERIVIITTGSQGEPMSALTRMAMSEHKKVEIIPGDTVLISASAIPGNEKLISRTIDRLFKSGANVIYEPISGVHVSGHASQEELKLMINLVKPKFFIPVHGEYRHLVHHSRLAEEVGIPQENIFITENGRILEFTKDSCRFAGRVTAGKVLVDGLGVGDVGNIVLRDRRQLSQDGILIVVVAIDKETGEVVSGPDIISRGFVYVRESETLMEQAREKVKQSLKKCHEENISEWSTIKSQVREDLGKLLFEQTRRRPMILPIIMEV is encoded by the coding sequence TTGTCAAAAAATGAACAAAATAATAAACTGCTTATAATTCCTTTAGGCGGAATTGGCGAAATAGGAAAAAATATGACTATAATTCAGTACGGAAAAGAAATTTTGCTGATAGATGCAGGGCTAATGTTTCCCGAAGAGGAAATGCTGGGAATAGATATTGTTATTCCCGACATAACTTATCTTCTGGAAAATAAAGACTATATAAAAGGAATTCTAATAACCCACGGTCACGAAGATCATATAGGAGCTTTGCCTTATATTCTTCAGCAGCTGAATGCTCCGCTTTATGGAACAAAATTAACATTAGGGCTGGTCGAGGGAAAACTAAAGGAAACAAAACTAAACAAGAAAAATATTTCCATGAACGTTGTAAAGCCGCCGGCAAGTATTAACCTAGGAAGTTTTACAGTAGATTTTATAAGGGTAAATCACAGTATACCGGATTCAGTTGCTTTTGCCATTCATACCCCAGTAGGTATCGTTTGCCATACAGGAGATTTTAAATTGGATCAAACACCTGTTGACGGCGAAAAAGCCGATCTTAATAAATTCGCCGAACTAGGCACAAAAGGTGTTTTGGCCCTTTTGTCCGATAGCACCAACGCGGAGCGGGAAGGATATACAATGTCTGAAAAGGTTGTCGGACATACAATCGATGATATATTTAGAAGTGCCAAGGGCAGAATAATCATAGCTACTTTTGCATCGAACATACACCGCATTCAGCAAATATTTGATGCCGCATATAAAAATGATAAAAAAGTAGCAGTAGTAGGAAGAAGTATGGTAAACGCCGTAAACATTGCGCTGGATTTGGGTTATTTGACAATCCCCAAGTCTTTAATGATGGAATTAGACGAGATTTGCCGCCTTCCAAAGGAAAGGATTGTAATCATCACAACCGGCAGCCAAGGAGAGCCTATGTCTGCTTTGACAAGGATGGCTATGTCTGAGCATAAAAAGGTTGAAATTATTCCGGGGGACACTGTTCTTATTTCTGCCAGCGCTATTCCCGGAAATGAAAAGCTTATATCAAGGACAATAGATCGCTTATTTAAAAGCGGTGCTAATGTAATATATGAGCCTATTTCAGGCGTCCATGTTTCCGGCCACGCCAGTCAGGAAGAGCTAAAACTGATGATCAATCTTGTAAAGCCGAAGTTTTTTATACCTGTACATGGCGAATACAGGCATTTGGTTCATCATTCCCGTCTTGCAGAAGAAGTTGGTATTCCACAAGAAAATATATTTATAACCGAAAATGGCAGGATCTTAGAGTTTACAAAAGATTCTTGTAGATTTGCCGGAAGAGTTACCGCCGGTAAGGTGCTTGTAGATGGTTTAGGCGTAGGTGATGTAGGTAACATCGTGCTGCGAGATAGAAGACAGCTTTCTCAAGACGGTATTTTAATCGTGGTTGTCGCTATAGACAAGGAAACGGGAGAAGTTGTTTCCGGCCCTGATATAATATCAAGGGGTTTTGTCTATGTCAGAGAATCTGAAACACTTATGGAACAAGCTAGAGAAAAGGTTAAACAATCGCTGAAAAAATGTCATGAAGAAAATATAAGTGAATGGTCTACAATAAAATCACAGGTAAGGGAAGACTTAGGAAAGCTTTTATTTGAACAAACCCGCAGAAGGCCTATGATACTGCCTATAATTATGGAAGTATGA
- a CDS encoding competence/damage-inducible protein A, producing the protein MKAEIIAVGTELILGQIPNTNAQVISQALQEIGIDVYYHICVGDNKERLKEVFQTSFKRSDIIILTGGLGPTEDDLTKETVAEYLNLPLKLDENSLNRMKDYFKKTGRQIANNNYKQALIPEGAIAIENKNGTAPGVLLKYGDKIIVMLPGPPREMEPMLKETVIPYLSKMSTTTIFSRILKFYGIGESDLEERLKDLIDSQTVPTIAPLVGRAGEVTIRLTAKAGSKEEAQKIIRPTEEEIIKRTREYFYGFDNDSVEEIVAKLLIKLNKTISIAESCTGGLLAHKLTNIPGISASFDRGIISYSNRSKHELLNVKNETLENYGAVSEETAKEMAEGIRLSSGTDIGVSVTGIAGPDGGTAEKPVGLVYIGYADSSTVCAQRHIFSGRRIDIKERSANSALHLVRKMLQKLENPSNR; encoded by the coding sequence TTGAAGGCAGAAATAATAGCAGTCGGCACTGAACTAATTTTAGGGCAAATACCTAATACTAATGCTCAAGTTATATCTCAAGCATTACAGGAAATAGGTATAGACGTTTATTATCATATATGTGTAGGAGATAACAAAGAAAGGCTTAAGGAAGTATTCCAAACAAGTTTTAAACGCTCGGATATAATTATCTTGACAGGCGGCCTTGGCCCCACAGAAGATGATCTTACAAAAGAAACTGTGGCAGAATATTTAAATTTGCCGCTTAAGCTTGATGAAAACTCCCTTAACAGGATGAAGGATTACTTTAAAAAAACAGGCCGCCAAATAGCTAATAATAATTATAAACAGGCATTAATTCCTGAAGGCGCAATTGCTATAGAAAATAAAAATGGAACAGCGCCGGGCGTGCTGTTAAAATATGGTGATAAAATAATCGTAATGTTACCCGGCCCACCGAGAGAAATGGAGCCGATGTTAAAAGAAACGGTTATACCTTATCTTTCCAAGATGTCAACAACCACTATATTTTCAAGAATTTTGAAGTTTTATGGCATTGGAGAATCAGATTTGGAAGAGCGGCTTAAAGATTTGATAGACTCGCAAACAGTACCTACTATTGCGCCTCTGGTAGGTAGGGCTGGTGAAGTTACGATTCGGCTTACTGCAAAAGCTGGCAGTAAAGAGGAAGCGCAAAAAATCATCCGTCCGACAGAAGAAGAGATTATAAAAAGAACAAGAGAATATTTTTACGGTTTCGACAATGATTCAGTGGAAGAGATTGTGGCAAAACTGTTAATCAAACTAAATAAGACGATCTCTATTGCAGAATCCTGCACCGGGGGTCTTTTGGCCCATAAACTTACAAATATACCAGGAATATCAGCAAGCTTCGATAGAGGAATAATTTCTTATAGTAATCGATCAAAACATGAATTGCTTAATGTCAAAAATGAGACTTTAGAAAATTATGGTGCTGTAAGTGAGGAAACAGCAAAAGAGATGGCTGAAGGAATAAGGCTTTCATCAGGCACTGACATAGGAGTTTCCGTTACCGGTATAGCCGGCCCTGACGGCGGAACTGCCGAAAAGCCGGTAGGTCTTGTGTATATAGGATATGCTGATTCTAGCACTGTATGTGCCCAGCGACATATTTTCAGCGGCAGAAGAATCGACATAAAAGAACGCTCTGCAAACAGCGCTCTACACCTTGTAAGAAAGATGCTGCAAAAACTAGAAAATCCTAGTAATAGATAA
- the rimO gene encoding 30S ribosomal protein S12 methylthiotransferase RimO has protein sequence MKKIGFISLGCDKNLVDSEYMLGALKKSGYEITNNPCEAEVIIINTCGFIEKAKQESIDTILEMAQLKEKGKCKLLIAAGCLSQRYKDELLDEMPEIDAVVGTGNFNEISEVIQRLEAGESKINFTNNCSFIDYDIYSRIQIYPYISFVKIAEGCDNRCSYCAIPNIRGSYKSRDIEAIKKEVKLLVSGGAKEINLVAQNTTNYGIDIYGKPSLPHLLEELIKIEGDYLIRILYTYPTNINDELLEIIKRSDKIAKYLDIPLQHVNDRILRLMGRPGNKRFIQNLIDNIRRQIPEITLRTTFIVGFPTETEEEYNELLDFIKKYEFDKVGAFKYSQEDGTLAAELSPQISARIKQIRYERLMELQKMISKKRNQRFKTKVLNVLIERYDPEKDVFIGRSENDAPFVDGVIEIMNNGDEIEIGKFYRVRIIEAYEYDLAGKLEKSSEVLRDN, from the coding sequence ATTAAAAAAATAGGATTTATTTCATTGGGATGCGACAAAAATCTTGTAGATTCAGAGTATATGCTTGGCGCATTAAAAAAGAGCGGTTATGAAATTACAAATAATCCCTGTGAAGCTGAAGTAATAATAATAAATACATGCGGTTTTATAGAAAAAGCAAAACAAGAATCCATAGATACGATTTTAGAAATGGCGCAATTAAAAGAAAAAGGCAAATGCAAATTACTTATAGCTGCCGGCTGCCTTTCTCAACGATATAAAGACGAACTTCTAGATGAAATGCCTGAAATCGATGCAGTTGTCGGCACAGGAAATTTCAATGAAATATCCGAGGTAATCCAAAGACTTGAAGCGGGAGAAAGTAAAATAAACTTTACAAATAATTGTAGTTTTATTGACTATGATATATACAGCAGAATCCAAATTTATCCTTATATTTCATTTGTTAAGATAGCCGAAGGATGCGATAATCGCTGCTCATATTGTGCGATTCCAAACATCCGAGGGTCATATAAAAGCCGAGATATCGAAGCTATAAAAAAAGAGGTAAAATTGCTTGTGTCCGGAGGGGCAAAGGAGATAAACCTTGTAGCGCAAAATACCACAAACTACGGAATTGACATTTATGGAAAACCATCTCTTCCCCATTTGCTTGAAGAATTAATAAAAATTGAAGGCGACTATCTCATAAGAATTCTTTATACCTATCCAACAAATATAAATGATGAACTCTTGGAAATAATTAAAAGAAGTGACAAAATAGCAAAATATCTCGACATACCTTTGCAGCATGTAAATGATAGGATTTTGCGACTTATGGGAAGGCCTGGAAATAAAAGATTCATACAGAACCTGATTGATAATATAAGAAGACAAATACCGGAAATAACGTTAAGAACAACTTTTATCGTAGGTTTCCCAACTGAGACAGAAGAAGAGTATAATGAGCTTCTCGATTTTATAAAAAAATATGAATTTGATAAAGTTGGAGCATTTAAATATTCTCAAGAGGATGGAACTTTGGCAGCGGAACTTTCACCTCAAATATCTGCCAGGATAAAACAAATAAGGTATGAAAGACTTATGGAACTTCAAAAGATGATCTCAAAGAAGAGGAATCAAAGATTTAAGACAAAAGTGCTTAATGTGCTTATAGAAAGATACGATCCTGAAAAAGATGTATTCATAGGACGTTCCGAAAATGATGCTCCCTTTGTAGATGGTGTAATTGAAATTATGAATAATGGAGATGAAATAGAAATTGGCAAATTCTACCGGGTCAGAATCATCGAGGCTTATGAATATGATCTTGCAGGAAAATTGGAGAAATCGTCAGAAGTTTTAAGGGACAATTGA
- the dut gene encoding dUTP diphosphatase — protein MDDKIKVFVCKVDGAEDLPLPEYMSQGAAGMDLVANITETVYLNSGEFKMIPCGIKIELPQGFEAQVRPRSGLAAKHGITVLNSPGTIDCDFRGEIQVILINHGKDRFAIKRGDRIAQLVIGRVIRAEFCLSEDLLKTDRGEGGFGHTGV, from the coding sequence TTGGACGATAAAATCAAAGTATTTGTTTGTAAGGTGGACGGAGCCGAAGATCTGCCGTTACCTGAATATATGTCGCAAGGAGCGGCAGGCATGGACCTTGTTGCAAATATTACAGAAACCGTTTATTTAAATAGCGGCGAATTTAAGATGATACCCTGCGGAATAAAGATAGAGCTCCCGCAAGGTTTCGAAGCTCAGGTCAGACCCAGAAGCGGTCTTGCTGCAAAACATGGAATTACAGTGCTCAACAGCCCCGGCACAATTGATTGTGATTTTAGGGGTGAGATACAGGTTATATTAATAAATCATGGCAAAGATAGATTTGCTATAAAGAGAGGTGACAGAATAGCTCAACTCGTTATAGGACGTGTAATTAGGGCAGAGTTTTGTCTAAGTGAAGATCTGCTTAAAACAGACAGGGGCGAGGGCGGCTTCGGCCATACGGGCGTTTAG
- a CDS encoding FtsK/SpoIIIE family DNA translocase — protein sequence MAKSSEKAKIKIKWEIKGIILISLGLLGIFSLYTDGVGAAGILISKNLKGLVGQGALLASLIVIFAGIYLVYYKKKPASKFRAIGLFIIFTVVVTLFHLRPHSELNGMNFLNRLRASADMAANSKGGGIFGEVITSLLINIFGTAGLQIVIVAATIIGIILLSEKSLSDIVLKIRPQRKAKSESDMSGKNSAAKNIKVITNITPENEVPLNKAAVEESKAPKKQKKEQKENSSTAESEPIIINEDKEEEDYKLPPVSLLSKSTAKQSSFTEKELLGNAEILENTLESFGIDAKVVQVNCGPTITRFEVQPSPGVKVSRIVNLADDIALSLAASDVRIEAPIPGKAAVGIEVPNKKRSSVFLRDVIESAEFTSSPSKLTIALGKDVGGNSVVADLADMPHLLIAGATGSGKSVCINTIIASILYKALPSEVKLMMIDPKVVELAVYDGIAHLISPVVTDVKKAAAALNWIVEEMERRYQTFAKEGVRDIAKYNETNSEKPMPQIVVIIDELADLMMISPREIEDNICRLAQMARAAGIHLVVATQRPSVDIITGLIKANIPSRISFAVSSQVDSRTILDTSGAEKLLGKGDMLFFPVGAAKPLRIQGAFISEAEVEKLVNFIKNQKEPLYEKNLSDFNEMEMKKNLAQTDELFEEAVSIVLENGQASISMLQRRLKIGYARAARLIDEMEERGFISGYDGPKPREILITKEYFQQYFNKSD from the coding sequence ATGGCAAAGTCAAGTGAAAAGGCTAAGATTAAGATAAAATGGGAAATAAAGGGCATTATTTTGATTTCACTTGGATTGCTGGGGATTTTTTCGCTCTATACAGATGGGGTTGGTGCTGCGGGAATTTTAATAAGCAAAAATTTGAAGGGCCTTGTAGGTCAGGGAGCTTTATTAGCATCATTGATTGTGATTTTTGCCGGTATTTATCTTGTTTACTATAAAAAGAAACCAGCTTCGAAATTTAGGGCAATAGGACTCTTTATTATTTTTACGGTAGTTGTAACGCTTTTTCACCTAAGACCTCACAGTGAGCTTAATGGAATGAACTTTTTAAATAGATTACGAGCCAGTGCGGATATGGCGGCAAATAGCAAAGGCGGCGGTATATTCGGAGAGGTAATTACATCGCTTCTTATAAACATCTTCGGCACTGCCGGTCTGCAAATAGTTATTGTTGCAGCTACAATAATAGGAATTATTTTGTTGAGTGAAAAATCATTGTCAGATATAGTTTTGAAAATAAGGCCGCAAAGAAAGGCTAAAAGTGAGTCTGATATGTCGGGCAAAAATTCAGCGGCTAAAAATATAAAAGTTATAACAAACATTACGCCGGAAAATGAAGTTCCGCTTAATAAAGCAGCAGTAGAAGAAAGCAAAGCACCTAAAAAGCAAAAAAAAGAACAAAAAGAAAACTCTTCTACTGCAGAATCTGAACCTATCATAATTAACGAAGATAAAGAAGAGGAAGATTATAAACTGCCTCCGGTATCACTACTTTCAAAAAGCACGGCAAAGCAGAGTAGTTTTACAGAAAAAGAATTACTTGGCAATGCGGAAATACTTGAAAATACATTAGAAAGCTTCGGCATCGATGCAAAAGTAGTTCAGGTAAATTGCGGTCCTACCATTACACGCTTTGAAGTTCAGCCGTCGCCGGGCGTAAAAGTAAGCAGGATTGTAAACTTAGCTGACGATATTGCTTTAAGCCTTGCGGCCTCTGATGTTAGAATCGAAGCTCCTATTCCGGGAAAAGCGGCAGTTGGAATTGAAGTTCCAAATAAGAAAAGAAGTTCGGTTTTTTTGCGGGATGTAATAGAGTCAGCTGAATTTACTTCTTCACCCTCTAAATTAACAATAGCCCTTGGAAAAGACGTAGGCGGCAACTCCGTAGTTGCAGATTTAGCCGATATGCCTCATCTTCTTATTGCCGGTGCTACAGGTTCAGGTAAAAGCGTATGTATAAATACAATCATAGCAAGCATTTTGTATAAGGCACTTCCCAGTGAAGTCAAACTTATGATGATAGACCCAAAAGTCGTGGAATTAGCAGTTTATGACGGTATTGCTCATCTTATTTCTCCTGTAGTGACTGATGTTAAAAAAGCTGCTGCTGCCCTAAATTGGATAGTTGAGGAAATGGAGCGAAGGTACCAGACATTTGCTAAGGAAGGCGTTCGGGATATAGCAAAATACAATGAAACAAACTCTGAAAAACCTATGCCCCAAATAGTAGTAATAATAGATGAGCTTGCTGATCTAATGATGATCTCTCCACGAGAAATCGAAGACAATATCTGCAGGCTTGCCCAAATGGCACGAGCTGCCGGAATTCACTTAGTTGTTGCAACTCAAAGGCCATCTGTTGATATAATAACAGGCCTCATTAAGGCAAATATTCCTTCAAGGATTTCGTTTGCTGTATCGTCACAAGTGGATTCCAGGACGATATTAGATACTTCAGGTGCTGAAAAACTGCTGGGAAAGGGAGATATGCTGTTTTTCCCTGTAGGAGCCGCCAAACCGCTTCGCATACAAGGTGCATTTATTTCAGAAGCCGAAGTAGAAAAGCTCGTAAATTTCATCAAAAACCAAAAAGAACCTCTTTATGAAAAAAATCTTTCAGATTTTAATGAAATGGAAATGAAAAAGAATCTTGCACAAACTGATGAGCTATTTGAGGAAGCTGTGTCGATAGTCCTTGAAAATGGTCAAGCATCTATTTCGATGCTGCAAAGGCGATTAAAGATAGGTTACGCTCGAGCAGCAAGGCTTATTGACGAAATGGAAGAACGCGGCTTTATAAGTGGCTATGACGGCCCAAAGCCTAGAGAAATACTTATTACAAAAGAGTATTTCCAGCAATATTTTAACAAAAGTGATTAG
- the alr gene encoding alanine racemase: protein MTNLTSWLYVDLDIIADNIKAIKEYIGPVKLLAVVKADAYGHGIFPVASCAVENGADYLGVSSVEEGIFLRKKGIIAPVLIFNTILPEQAEDVVNFNLTSTICSIESVKAVDEAAKKCGKKARVHLKIDTGMGRFGILPKDVVEFTAKIYSGFNNIYLEGLYTHFSLASNEGNTRKQFNLFSSLINELKKKGIEIPLKHACNSTALLNYKDMHLDMVRSGNLVYGMCPTSKIKTKNPSQLYSKIVFLKTLPKGHHVGYGNKFTTKKTTTIAIIPFGYYEGLGLTVHQPSNAVDVLKYLLKHLLTALGIRKQDRIVTIKGVKCNILGKISMQNSIIDVTDIRDKVSIGDVAELNARRINISSSVARVYHKENRIFTE from the coding sequence ATGACAAATTTAACCTCTTGGCTTTATGTGGATTTGGATATAATAGCCGATAATATCAAGGCTATTAAAGAATATATAGGACCGGTTAAACTTCTTGCAGTTGTGAAAGCTGATGCATATGGCCACGGAATATTCCCGGTAGCATCTTGCGCTGTTGAAAATGGAGCTGATTATCTAGGTGTATCTTCCGTTGAGGAAGGTATTTTTCTGCGAAAAAAAGGAATAATTGCGCCGGTGCTCATCTTTAACACTATACTCCCGGAACAAGCAGAAGATGTGGTAAACTTTAATTTGACATCTACGATTTGCTCAATAGAATCTGTAAAAGCTGTTGATGAGGCAGCAAAAAAATGTGGGAAAAAGGCGCGTGTTCATCTAAAAATCGATACAGGGATGGGCAGATTTGGTATATTACCAAAAGATGTAGTTGAATTTACGGCAAAAATTTATTCAGGTTTTAATAATATTTATTTAGAGGGGCTTTATACTCATTTTTCTCTCGCAAGTAATGAAGGGAATACTCGCAAACAGTTCAATCTATTTTCTTCGTTAATAAACGAATTAAAGAAGAAAGGTATCGAGATACCCTTAAAACATGCTTGCAACAGTACCGCGCTTTTGAATTACAAAGATATGCATCTCGATATGGTAAGAAGCGGAAATCTTGTGTACGGTATGTGTCCCACAAGTAAGATAAAAACGAAAAACCCTTCTCAGCTATACTCTAAAATAGTTTTTCTCAAGACACTTCCAAAAGGCCACCACGTAGGCTATGGAAATAAGTTTACCACTAAAAAAACCACGACTATTGCAATTATTCCATTTGGATATTACGAAGGCCTCGGTCTTACAGTTCATCAACCTAGCAATGCAGTAGATGTTTTAAAATATCTGCTAAAACATCTACTTACTGCTTTAGGGATAAGAAAGCAGGACCGAATCGTTACGATAAAGGGTGTTAAGTGCAATATATTAGGTAAAATAAGCATGCAGAATTCTATAATAGACGTAACCGACATAAGAGATAAGGTTTCTATAGGAGATGTTGCAGAGCTTAATGCTCGTCGCATAAATATATCTTCTAGTGTTGCGCGTGTTTATCATAAAGAAAATAGGATTTTTACAGAATAA
- a CDS encoding helix-turn-helix domain-containing protein → MSKLSYNEHDIKTTEQLGEYLKKLREQKNISLEEVQKNTNIQIRYLAALESGDFSAIPGGQVYIKGFLKNYARSIGIDDKEILEIYKSIIESERKEAEEKAKEDESGADSEELQTPLRPPIPKIHVEPKARHRKGLVIIAIIVVIGALLVFKMSGLQESKPKEEIKPPVSQNTPLNENGSENNTNNPPLNENENNDNEPVENSKEAVIELVEDLPTQTVYDIQDEYIEVTINIPEGRCWISVSKDGSAEFEGILNAGDTRTWRADQSLKIKIGNPPVVNLTINGKDFGRLKGQTRNFIFNRRA, encoded by the coding sequence GTGAGTAAACTGAGTTATAATGAGCATGATATAAAAACAACAGAGCAACTGGGAGAATATCTAAAAAAACTTCGGGAACAAAAAAATATTTCTTTAGAAGAAGTTCAAAAGAACACGAATATACAAATAAGATACTTGGCAGCTCTTGAAAGCGGCGACTTTTCTGCAATACCCGGTGGACAGGTATATATAAAAGGTTTTTTGAAAAACTATGCCCGCTCCATAGGAATAGATGACAAAGAAATTTTGGAAATCTATAAGTCGATAATTGAATCCGAGAGAAAAGAAGCTGAAGAAAAAGCAAAAGAGGATGAATCCGGCGCTGACTCAGAAGAGCTACAGACTCCACTAAGACCTCCGATACCTAAAATTCATGTAGAACCCAAGGCCAGGCACCGAAAAGGCTTAGTTATTATAGCAATAATAGTTGTGATAGGAGCATTGCTTGTTTTTAAGATGAGCGGACTGCAGGAGTCTAAGCCCAAAGAAGAAATTAAACCTCCGGTTTCCCAGAACACGCCTTTGAATGAAAATGGTAGCGAAAACAATACAAATAATCCGCCTTTAAATGAAAATGAAAATAATGACAATGAGCCTGTAGAAAATTCGAAAGAGGCAGTAATAGAGCTAGTAGAAGATTTGCCTACACAGACCGTGTATGATATCCAGGATGAATACATTGAAGTTACTATAAATATTCCTGAGGGAAGATGTTGGATTTCGGTATCAAAAGATGGCTCAGCTGAATTCGAGGGTATCCTAAATGCCGGTGACACAAGGACATGGAGAGCGGATCAAAGCCTAAAGATTAAAATAGGAAATCCGCCTGTCGTCAATTTAACCATAAACGGAAAGGATTTTGGCAGATTAAAAGGTCAAACCAGGAACTTCATCTTTAACAGGAGAGCTTAA
- the recA gene encoding recombinase RecA encodes MAEKDKALEAAISQIERQFGKGSIMKLGEAGSRFNIESIPTGALPLDIALGIGGVPRGRVIEIFGPESSGKTTVALHIIAEAQKEGGTAAFIDAEHALDPTYAKNLGVDTDNLLISQPDTGEQALEIAETLVRSGAVDVIVIDSVAALVPKAEIEGEMGDAHVGLQARLMSQALRKLSGAISKSNTVAIFINQLREKVGVMFGNPETTPGGRALKFYASVRLDVRRIETLKQGEDMLGNRTRVKVVKNKVAPPFKQAEFDIIYGEGISREGCILDFAVDEGLIQKSGAWYSYGKEKIGQGRENAKQYLKEHPEILNEVELQIRQKYNMVRPEKSGNKGAEPKEGA; translated from the coding sequence ATGGCCGAAAAGGATAAGGCTTTAGAGGCTGCTATAAGCCAAATTGAAAGGCAGTTTGGCAAAGGTTCAATAATGAAATTAGGAGAGGCAGGATCGCGGTTTAATATAGAAAGCATTCCTACCGGGGCTCTTCCGCTAGATATAGCATTAGGAATAGGCGGAGTTCCCAGAGGAAGGGTAATAGAGATATTCGGCCCTGAATCTTCCGGTAAAACTACGGTGGCACTCCACATAATCGCTGAGGCGCAAAAAGAAGGCGGCACAGCGGCTTTTATCGATGCGGAGCACGCCCTGGATCCTACCTATGCTAAAAATTTAGGAGTGGATACAGATAATCTGCTAATTTCTCAGCCCGATACAGGAGAGCAGGCGCTTGAAATAGCAGAGACACTTGTAAGGAGCGGTGCTGTAGATGTTATCGTCATAGACTCAGTGGCAGCTCTTGTACCTAAAGCTGAAATAGAAGGGGAAATGGGAGATGCTCATGTAGGTCTTCAGGCTCGCCTTATGTCTCAGGCTTTAAGAAAGCTTTCAGGAGCTATCAGCAAATCTAATACAGTGGCTATATTTATTAATCAGCTCAGAGAAAAAGTAGGAGTTATGTTTGGAAATCCGGAAACTACCCCGGGAGGCAGGGCCCTTAAATTCTATGCTTCAGTGCGGCTTGATGTACGGAGGATAGAAACTTTAAAACAAGGCGAGGATATGTTAGGCAATAGAACACGTGTAAAAGTGGTAAAAAACAAAGTGGCGCCTCCATTTAAGCAGGCTGAATTTGATATTATATACGGCGAAGGTATATCCAGAGAAGGATGTATTCTTGATTTTGCGGTAGATGAAGGGCTGATTCAAAAAAGCGGTGCATGGTATTCTTACGGAAAAGAAAAAATTGGGCAAGGAAGAGAAAATGCCAAACAGTACCTTAAGGAGCACCCGGAAATACTAAATGAAGTGGAATTGCAAATAAGGCAAAAATACAACATGGTCAGACCTGAAAAGTCAGGAAATAAGGGTGCAGAGCCTAAAGAAGGCGCATAA